A region of Mesorhizobium sp. AR02 DNA encodes the following proteins:
- a CDS encoding WecB/TagA/CpsF family glycosyltransferase — MNMHTARAAFGLDSLKSILGISVLAIRWDDAIALLNRLIAERRFTKVSFLNAHNANIACTDPVFAKALDDFLILPDGIGVDLAAKILYGAPFPDNLNGTDFVPAFLQASTRPLTVGLLGATRVNAEAASVKLAALAVQHNFVVIHDGYFSAAQEPEIIGRIASLRPDMLLVAMGVPRQELWIARHIDERHCTMPVAVGALLDFLSGSVPRAPLWMRRLRLEWLFRLAVEPGRLWRRYVVGNPVFLWRVVKQRWSRGAEAAGELR, encoded by the coding sequence ATGAATATGCACACCGCCCGCGCCGCCTTCGGCCTCGACAGCCTGAAGTCGATCCTCGGCATCTCGGTGCTCGCCATCCGCTGGGATGATGCGATCGCTCTGCTGAACCGGCTGATTGCCGAACGGCGCTTCACCAAGGTCAGTTTTCTCAACGCCCACAATGCCAACATCGCCTGTACCGACCCGGTCTTCGCCAAGGCGCTCGACGATTTCCTGATCCTGCCGGACGGCATCGGCGTCGATCTCGCCGCCAAGATTCTCTATGGCGCGCCATTTCCGGACAATCTCAACGGCACCGATTTCGTCCCGGCCTTCCTGCAGGCCTCGACGCGGCCGCTGACCGTCGGGCTGCTCGGCGCGACGCGTGTCAACGCCGAGGCGGCGTCGGTCAAGCTGGCCGCCCTTGCCGTGCAGCACAATTTCGTGGTCATTCATGACGGCTATTTCTCCGCCGCGCAGGAGCCGGAGATCATCGGCCGGATAGCATCGTTGCGGCCTGACATGCTGCTGGTTGCCATGGGCGTGCCGCGCCAGGAACTGTGGATCGCGCGCCATATCGACGAACGCCATTGCACCATGCCGGTCGCGGTCGGCGCGCTGCTCGATTTCCTGAGCGGCTCGGTGCCGCGCGCGCCGCTATGGATGCGCCGCCTGCGCCTGGAATGGCTGTTCCGGCTGGCGGTCGAGCCGGGCCGGCTCTGGCGCCGCTACGTGGTTGGTAATCCCGTGTTCCTGTGGCGGGTCGTCAAACAGAGATGGTCGCGTGGAGCCGAAGCCGCCGGAGAGCTTCGTTGA
- a CDS encoding glycosyltransferase, translating to MHLLFATSIVPDGALASGYEIANAAIIAALRRAGARVTVIGFTWPGKAAADPENTVVLGSIDVRTESASAPQKLAWVGKAMLSGLTFASVKLRAVSDRDVQAALEQAGPFDGYVLNSVQFAGAFERLFQDRPSIFVAHNVEHLSAEENAAAAGGLFQRLLFRREARLLKIVEERLCRRARFVFTLAEEDRTALGAASGDRSAVLPLVTGAKAPTRKGPRQIDYDAALIGTWTWQPNRIGLDWFLGKVVPHLRPDFRIRIAGHMPSGVSSTHPGVELVGRVPDARAFVCGAAVIPLISTAGSGVQLKTIETFELGLPSVATSRSLRGIDHRPDNCVVTDDPAGFARALETAAADIRDVDGSAFHRQQIKALDAAIVCGLEKLGAVRQEVFA from the coding sequence ATGCATCTGCTGTTCGCCACATCGATCGTGCCCGACGGTGCTCTCGCCTCGGGCTACGAGATCGCCAATGCTGCGATCATCGCCGCTTTGCGGCGCGCCGGCGCGCGCGTCACGGTGATCGGCTTCACCTGGCCCGGGAAAGCCGCGGCCGACCCCGAAAACACCGTGGTGCTGGGTTCCATCGACGTCCGCACCGAAAGTGCCTCCGCGCCGCAAAAGCTCGCCTGGGTCGGCAAGGCGATGCTGTCGGGCCTCACCTTCGCCTCGGTCAAGCTGCGCGCGGTGTCCGACCGCGATGTCCAGGCCGCTCTCGAACAGGCCGGTCCGTTCGATGGTTACGTGTTGAATTCCGTGCAGTTCGCCGGCGCCTTTGAAAGGCTCTTCCAAGACCGGCCTTCGATCTTCGTCGCCCATAATGTCGAGCATCTCTCGGCGGAGGAGAACGCTGCTGCCGCTGGCGGCCTCTTCCAGCGCCTGTTGTTCCGCCGCGAGGCAAGGCTGCTCAAGATCGTGGAAGAGCGCCTCTGCCGCCGCGCGCGCTTTGTCTTCACGCTGGCCGAGGAAGACCGCACGGCACTCGGCGCCGCCTCCGGCGACCGCTCGGCGGTGTTGCCGCTGGTGACCGGCGCCAAAGCGCCAACACGGAAAGGCCCACGCCAGATCGACTACGATGCTGCTTTGATCGGCACCTGGACCTGGCAGCCGAACCGCATCGGCCTCGATTGGTTCCTGGGCAAGGTGGTGCCGCATCTGCGGCCCGATTTCCGCATCCGCATCGCCGGCCACATGCCCTCCGGCGTCAGCTCGACGCATCCGGGCGTCGAGCTTGTCGGCCGTGTCCCGGATGCAAGGGCGTTCGTGTGCGGCGCGGCCGTCATCCCGCTGATCAGCACCGCCGGCAGCGGCGTGCAGCTGAAGACCATCGAGACCTTCGAGCTTGGCCTGCCTTCCGTCGCCACCAGCCGCTCGCTGCGCGGCATCGACCACCGCCCCGACAATTGCGTCGTCACCGACGATCCAGCCGGTTTCGCCAGGGCCCTGGAGACCGCGGCGGCCGATATCCGGGACGTCGATGGCAGCGCGTTCCATCGCCAGCAGATCAAGGCGCTCGATGCCGCCATCGTGTGCGGCCTCGAAAAGCTCGGGGCGGTCAGGCAGGAGGTGTTTGCATGA
- a CDS encoding multicopper oxidase family protein codes for MTVVTRRRFLKTTAVAGVGGIGLSAIGRLGSWAAGSPEPVVLQTAKIQAKLMDIGPTKDVLTYGNAGMPPVLRMKKGEPFAARLVNAIDDPTTIHWHGIRVPNKMDGVPFLVQPYVYTGDHFDYAFTPPDAGTFWYHPHCNTLEQMGHGLTGVIVVENPNDPKFDAEFVVNLRDWRLGDDAQFIDQFRPRDAARTGTYGTVRTANWLDQPQYDAPAGGLVRLRVAITDVTRIYAFRVDGAEATVMALDGNPVPQRFSPDALLLGPGQRMELAIRMPDQEGAVVSLRDVRGTKPKILATVRATGSSLKRDIRDVAPLEVNPVAEVDLTAAQHISLALSATAENVPSDGICGSLGYSFWAINKVPWPGDTSDPTAPLAELKLGKSYVIDMENLTPQSHPMHLHGMSFKVLSSSTRPVQSLISDTYLIQPNEKVQLGFVADNPGDWLLHCHIIEHQKSGMTSYVRVV; via the coding sequence ATGACCGTAGTCACACGCCGCAGGTTTTTGAAAACGACTGCGGTTGCAGGCGTTGGTGGGATTGGGCTCTCGGCCATCGGCAGGCTTGGCAGTTGGGCCGCCGGCAGTCCGGAACCGGTGGTGCTGCAGACGGCGAAAATCCAGGCCAAGCTGATGGATATCGGCCCGACCAAAGACGTGTTGACCTACGGCAATGCCGGCATGCCGCCGGTGCTGAGGATGAAGAAGGGCGAACCGTTCGCGGCGCGCCTGGTCAATGCCATTGATGATCCGACGACCATCCACTGGCACGGCATTCGCGTTCCAAACAAGATGGATGGCGTGCCCTTCCTGGTCCAGCCCTATGTCTACACCGGCGACCATTTCGACTACGCCTTCACCCCGCCCGACGCCGGCACCTTCTGGTATCACCCGCATTGCAACACGCTGGAGCAGATGGGCCACGGCCTGACCGGCGTGATCGTGGTCGAGAATCCGAATGATCCGAAGTTCGACGCCGAATTTGTCGTCAATCTGCGCGACTGGCGTCTTGGCGACGACGCCCAGTTCATCGACCAGTTCCGGCCGCGCGATGCGGCGAGAACCGGCACCTACGGCACGGTCCGCACCGCCAACTGGCTCGACCAGCCGCAATATGACGCGCCGGCCGGAGGCCTGGTGCGGCTGCGCGTCGCGATCACCGACGTCACGCGGATCTATGCCTTTCGCGTCGACGGTGCCGAGGCGACCGTGATGGCACTGGATGGTAATCCGGTACCGCAGCGCTTTTCGCCCGATGCCTTGCTGCTTGGACCGGGCCAGCGCATGGAACTCGCCATCCGCATGCCAGACCAGGAGGGCGCGGTGGTGAGCCTGCGGGACGTCAGGGGCACCAAGCCCAAAATCCTGGCGACCGTGCGGGCGACGGGTAGCTCCCTCAAACGGGATATTCGCGATGTTGCACCGCTGGAAGTGAATCCGGTGGCGGAGGTGGATCTCACCGCCGCCCAGCATATTTCGCTGGCGCTCAGCGCCACGGCGGAAAACGTCCCGAGCGACGGCATCTGCGGTTCGCTTGGCTACAGTTTCTGGGCCATCAACAAGGTGCCGTGGCCAGGCGATACATCCGATCCGACCGCACCGCTGGCCGAATTGAAGCTCGGCAAGAGCTATGTCATCGACATGGAGAACCTGACGCCGCAATCGCATCCGATGCATCTGCACGGCATGAGCTTCAAGGTGCTGTCGTCGTCGACGCGGCCGGTGCAGTCGCTGATTTCCGACACCTACCTCATCCAGCCCAACGAGAAGGTTCAACTCGGCTTCGTCGCCGACAATCCCGGCGACTGGCTGCTGCACTGCCACATCATCGAGCACCAGAAATCGGGCATGACGAGTTACGTCAGGGTGGTTTGA
- a CDS encoding glycosyltransferase family 2 protein has protein sequence MIPLPSDSSVSIAGRSPRLDVEAVEAVITLPTFKRPEQVLETLASLRAQQTGRRFAVIVMENEAEARDGAKAVLPLFERGEMPGMVIIAHERGNCSAYNAGWQTAILHFPNFRHLLVIDDDEIADPHWLERMCAAAETLGVDIVGGPQVPVFADPAHAKWAEHPVFAPPYRETGRVPALYSSGNLLVGRNVLIAMGPPFLDLKFNFMGGGDSDFLSRSAQRGFVLGWCAEGQVRETVPARRVEADWIRARSLRNGVISTRVEKKKRAGTPLAGAKVFAKSLALLAAAPLRGLIRLVRTGSPAIAIYPVHVALGRVMAEFGYANEQYRQPEKN, from the coding sequence ATGATCCCTTTGCCATCGGATAGTTCGGTATCGATCGCTGGACGGTCTCCCCGGCTTGACGTGGAGGCTGTCGAAGCGGTCATCACCTTGCCGACCTTCAAGCGGCCCGAACAGGTGCTGGAAACGCTGGCGTCGCTGCGCGCGCAGCAGACCGGCAGGCGCTTTGCCGTCATCGTCATGGAAAACGAAGCCGAGGCGCGTGACGGCGCCAAGGCGGTGCTGCCGTTGTTCGAGCGCGGCGAGATGCCGGGCATGGTCATCATCGCGCATGAGCGCGGCAATTGCAGCGCCTACAATGCCGGCTGGCAGACGGCGATCCTGCACTTCCCGAACTTTAGGCATCTGCTGGTCATCGACGATGACGAGATCGCCGATCCGCACTGGCTGGAACGCATGTGCGCGGCTGCCGAAACGCTCGGCGTCGATATTGTCGGCGGCCCGCAGGTGCCCGTCTTCGCTGATCCCGCCCATGCGAAATGGGCCGAACATCCTGTCTTCGCGCCGCCCTACCGGGAGACGGGACGCGTGCCGGCGCTCTATTCGTCCGGTAATCTCCTGGTCGGGCGCAACGTGCTGATCGCCATGGGACCGCCCTTCCTCGATCTCAAATTCAATTTCATGGGTGGCGGCGATTCCGACTTTCTCAGCCGGTCGGCACAAAGAGGTTTTGTGCTTGGCTGGTGTGCCGAAGGACAAGTGCGGGAAACCGTTCCGGCGCGGCGTGTCGAGGCCGACTGGATCCGGGCCCGCAGCCTGCGCAACGGCGTGATCTCGACACGGGTCGAAAAGAAGAAGCGCGCGGGCACGCCGCTGGCCGGCGCCAAAGTGTTCGCGAAGAGCCTGGCGCTGCTTGCCGCCGCGCCGCTTCGCGGCCTGATCCGGCTGGTGCGGACCGGATCGCCGGCAATCGCCATCTACCCCGTCCATGTGGCGCTCGGCCGCGTGATGGCCGAATTCGGATATGCCAATGAGCAGTATCGCCAGCCCGAGAAAAACTGA
- a CDS encoding NAD(P)H-dependent oxidoreductase has product MTNVALTGLARDLAKRAAEGRPVRIGVIGSGEMGTDLVTQGMLMPGISVCAVSTRRPHTARDAIRIAYGDEAMAVEADTASKVTSAIEVGKIAITSNEMLVTNPLIDVVIDATGKPGVAADFDLMAMEHGKHLVMMNVEADVTIGCYLKQQADRLGVVYSVGAGDEPSSCMELIEFASALGLTIVSAGKGKNNPLNHNAVPDDYREEAIRRNMNPRMLVEFVDGSKTMVEMCAIANATGLVPDVPGMHGPKADRDDLVKVLIPREDGGVLTKKGVVDYTIGKGVAPGVFVIVEATHPRIIERMDDLHIGHGPYYSLFRPYHLTSLEVPLTAARIMLFGKPDMVPLPRPIAEVCAVAKRDLAAGETFDAIGETCYRSWTMTVGEARAQRAVPVGLLEGGKVLRPVRKGELLTADNAAPDQTTRLFALRRLQDEMLYGAN; this is encoded by the coding sequence ATGACCAATGTCGCCCTGACCGGGCTTGCCCGCGATCTTGCCAAGCGTGCCGCCGAGGGCCGCCCGGTTCGCATCGGTGTTATCGGTTCGGGCGAAATGGGCACCGACCTGGTCACGCAAGGCATGCTGATGCCGGGCATTTCGGTTTGCGCCGTTTCCACCCGACGTCCGCACACCGCGCGTGACGCCATCCGCATCGCCTATGGCGACGAGGCGATGGCGGTCGAAGCCGACACCGCGTCGAAAGTCACCTCGGCAATCGAGGTCGGAAAAATCGCTATCACCTCGAATGAGATGCTGGTCACCAATCCATTGATCGACGTCGTCATCGACGCCACGGGAAAACCCGGTGTCGCCGCCGATTTCGACCTGATGGCGATGGAGCATGGCAAGCATCTGGTGATGATGAATGTCGAGGCCGATGTCACCATCGGCTGCTATCTCAAGCAGCAGGCCGACCGGCTTGGTGTCGTCTATTCGGTTGGCGCCGGCGACGAGCCGTCGAGCTGCATGGAGCTGATCGAATTCGCGTCCGCGCTCGGCCTGACCATCGTCTCGGCCGGCAAGGGCAAGAACAACCCGCTCAACCACAATGCCGTGCCCGACGACTATCGCGAGGAAGCGATCCGCCGCAACATGAACCCGCGCATGCTGGTCGAGTTCGTCGACGGCTCCAAGACGATGGTCGAGATGTGCGCCATCGCCAACGCCACCGGCCTGGTGCCCGACGTGCCCGGCATGCATGGCCCGAAAGCCGACCGCGACGACCTCGTCAAGGTGCTGATCCCGCGTGAGGATGGCGGGGTGCTCACCAAGAAGGGCGTCGTCGATTACACCATCGGCAAGGGTGTGGCGCCCGGCGTCTTCGTCATCGTCGAGGCGACGCATCCGCGCATCATCGAGCGCATGGACGATTTGCATATCGGCCACGGTCCTTATTACAGCCTGTTCCGGCCCTATCATCTGACCTCGCTGGAAGTGCCGCTGACCGCTGCCCGCATCATGCTTTTCGGCAAGCCCGATATGGTGCCGCTGCCACGGCCGATCGCCGAGGTCTGCGCGGTCGCCAAGCGCGACCTCGCTGCCGGTGAGACCTTCGATGCGATCGGCGAGACCTGCTACCGCTCCTGGACCATGACCGTCGGCGAAGCCCGCGCTCAGCGCGCCGTGCCGGTCGGCCTGCTCGAGGGCGGCAAGGTGCTGAGGCCGGTCAGGAAAGGCGAATTGCTGACCGCCGACAACGCCGCGCCCGACCAGACGACGAGGCTGTTCGCCTTGCGCCGGCTGCAGGACGAGATGCTGTACGGGGCGAACTGA
- a CDS encoding O-antigen ligase family protein, translating into MSSIASPRKTERAPLSDAFTRDGVATAIAALLFTVIMVSFRPFQPAGAELTGDGGDIVNQLGFGSLGAVSIFSLMAFADPRIVRSLLSPSWVLMLGFFFLSVVLATDPPSAMRAASFTMIGILTMATILALPRDAESFSKVIIFTAVVVMGLSYLGLIVFPHEAMHTADSQEPEHAGLWRGVFTHKNIAGPIMACLSFAGLYLYRRGQRWWGAGIFCAAMIFMLHTGSKTTAGLVPFSILIVVLPSLMGMRLGTPILFALAIIATAVGTLGIVFLPPVKHLAAIYFPDMTYTGRTTLWEFAGSMLAKKPWTGYGYESFWGTPLLLNQDQPFDRPWDIRTIVHGHDGYLDIAVLMGIPALCVAVYTFLIAPLRDYMRIPLRRENIFLGDFFMMVVLFTALNAFLESFFFHRGDPVWLFFVLGVLGLRQVSLRPIAVRGPSHPA; encoded by the coding sequence ATGAGCAGTATCGCCAGCCCGAGAAAAACTGAGCGCGCGCCGCTCAGCGACGCGTTCACGCGCGACGGCGTGGCGACCGCCATCGCCGCGCTTCTGTTCACCGTCATCATGGTGTCGTTCCGTCCGTTCCAGCCGGCCGGCGCCGAACTCACCGGCGACGGCGGCGACATCGTCAACCAGCTTGGCTTCGGCTCGCTCGGCGCCGTTTCGATCTTCTCGCTGATGGCCTTTGCCGATCCACGCATCGTGCGCTCGCTGCTCAGCCCGTCCTGGGTGCTGATGCTGGGCTTCTTCTTCCTGTCGGTGGTGCTGGCGACCGACCCGCCCTCGGCAATGCGCGCCGCGTCCTTCACCATGATCGGCATCCTGACGATGGCGACGATCCTGGCGCTGCCGCGCGATGCCGAGTCCTTTTCGAAAGTCATCATCTTTACCGCGGTCGTGGTCATGGGCCTTTCCTATCTCGGCCTCATCGTCTTTCCGCACGAGGCGATGCACACCGCCGATTCGCAGGAGCCCGAACATGCCGGCCTGTGGCGCGGCGTGTTTACCCACAAGAACATCGCCGGCCCGATCATGGCCTGTCTCAGCTTCGCCGGCCTCTACCTCTACCGGCGCGGGCAGCGCTGGTGGGGCGCGGGGATCTTTTGCGCGGCGATGATCTTCATGCTGCACACCGGCTCCAAGACCACCGCCGGCCTGGTGCCGTTCTCGATCCTGATCGTGGTGCTGCCGAGCCTGATGGGCATGCGCCTCGGCACGCCGATCCTGTTTGCGCTGGCGATCATCGCCACCGCGGTCGGCACGCTGGGCATCGTCTTCCTGCCGCCGGTCAAACATCTGGCGGCGATCTATTTCCCCGATATGACCTATACCGGGCGCACCACGCTGTGGGAGTTCGCCGGCTCGATGCTGGCGAAGAAGCCGTGGACCGGCTACGGCTATGAAAGCTTCTGGGGCACGCCGCTGCTGCTCAACCAGGACCAGCCCTTCGACCGGCCCTGGGATATCAGGACCATCGTGCACGGCCATGACGGCTATCTCGATATCGCCGTGCTGATGGGCATCCCGGCCCTTTGTGTCGCGGTCTACACTTTCCTCATCGCGCCGCTGCGCGACTACATGCGCATTCCGCTGCGCCGAGAAAACATCTTTCTCGGCGACTTCTTCATGATGGTGGTGCTGTTCACCGCGCTGAACGCTTTCCTCGAAAGCTTCTTCTTCCATCGCGGCGACCCGGTCTGGCTGTTCTTCGTGCTCGGCGTGCTTGGCCTCAGACAAGTGTCGCTGCGGCCGATCGCAGTGCGTGGCCCTTCGCACCCCGCCTGA
- the proC gene encoding pyrroline-5-carboxylate reductase codes for MTIRLVLAGCGNMGYAMLSGWLKSGKLAPSAVFVVEPNTDLRQRAAALGCTTAADASDIPGDAVPDLVVIAVKPQVIRDVTAAYKRFGDGRTTFVSVAAGTPVATFEDILGSRAPIVRCMPNTPASIGKGMMVVFSNPLVSDDTKRFVADLLSASGEVATIDDEGLMDAVTAVSGSGPAYIFHFIEALTVAAEKAGLPAATARLLAMQTVYGAASLAAESHEDPGVLRQQVTSPNGTTAAALGVLMGEDRLTNLLTQAVEAARLRSIELGK; via the coding sequence ATGACGATCAGGCTTGTTCTCGCCGGCTGCGGCAATATGGGTTACGCCATGCTCTCGGGCTGGCTGAAATCCGGCAAGCTCGCGCCATCGGCGGTTTTCGTGGTCGAGCCCAATACCGATCTGCGCCAGCGCGCCGCCGCACTCGGCTGCACCACGGCTGCTGATGCCAGCGATATTCCCGGCGACGCCGTGCCTGATCTCGTCGTCATCGCGGTGAAGCCCCAGGTGATCCGCGACGTGACGGCCGCCTACAAGCGTTTCGGCGACGGCCGCACCACCTTTGTCAGCGTCGCCGCCGGAACGCCGGTGGCGACCTTCGAAGACATCCTCGGCAGCCGCGCGCCGATCGTGCGCTGCATGCCCAACACGCCAGCTTCCATCGGCAAGGGCATGATGGTGGTGTTTTCCAACCCGCTCGTGTCCGATGATACCAAGCGTTTCGTCGCCGACCTGCTGTCGGCCAGCGGCGAAGTGGCCACGATCGACGACGAAGGCCTGATGGATGCGGTGACCGCCGTGTCGGGATCGGGACCGGCCTATATCTTCCACTTCATCGAAGCGCTGACAGTGGCCGCCGAGAAGGCAGGCCTGCCGGCGGCGACCGCCAGGCTGCTCGCCATGCAGACCGTCTACGGCGCTGCCTCGCTCGCCGCCGAAAGCCACGAAGACCCGGGCGTGCTGCGCCAGCAGGTGACCAGCCCCAACGGCACGACGGCAGCCGCGCTTGGCGTGCTGATGGGTGAGGACCGGCTGACCAATCTGCTGACGCAGGCAGTCGAGGCGGCGCGGCTGCGGTCGATTGAGTTGGGAAAGTAA